One genomic window of Ruminococcus gauvreauii includes the following:
- the ttdA gene encoding L(+)-tartrate dehydratase subunit alpha, which yields MKYDYQEPVLSDDGRRLCDILVNYIDVVSRRLPDDIICKLEELAEIETEPLQRLVYETMRENQSLAEELKRPSCQDTGVLQFFIKCGAQFPLLAELNVILRQAVYLATKKIPLRHNVVETFDEYNTGLNIGTGLPSVFMEIDGDSDKLELYVYMAGGGCSLPGAAKVLMPGEGYEGVVRFVMDQMTSYGLNACPPLLVGVGIATCVETAAMNSKLALMRRADSVSPNTNAARMERLLEDGINNIGLGPQGLGGKKSVLGVNIVNTARHPSTIGVAVNTGCWSHRRGRILFDRQLNYQLPMNRGVIL from the coding sequence ATGAAATATGACTATCAGGAACCAGTTCTCTCAGATGACGGGAGAAGATTATGTGACATACTGGTGAATTACATCGATGTTGTCAGCCGACGGCTGCCAGACGATATTATCTGCAAATTAGAAGAACTGGCCGAAATTGAAACAGAGCCGCTGCAGAGGTTGGTTTATGAGACAATGAGAGAGAATCAGTCACTGGCAGAAGAATTGAAACGACCCAGCTGTCAGGATACGGGAGTATTGCAATTTTTTATTAAATGTGGGGCGCAATTCCCATTGCTGGCAGAACTCAATGTCATTTTGAGGCAGGCGGTTTATCTGGCTACGAAGAAGATCCCCTTACGTCATAATGTTGTGGAGACCTTTGATGAGTACAACACTGGCCTGAACATTGGAACCGGTTTGCCATCAGTTTTCATGGAAATTGATGGCGACAGCGACAAGCTGGAGCTATACGTCTATATGGCCGGCGGTGGCTGCAGTCTGCCGGGAGCAGCAAAAGTCCTGATGCCGGGTGAAGGCTATGAAGGGGTTGTTCGTTTCGTCATGGATCAGATGACCAGCTATGGCCTTAACGCTTGTCCCCCGCTTTTAGTTGGTGTTGGGATTGCCACCTGTGTGGAGACAGCTGCGATGAATTCCAAGCTGGCCCTGATGCGCAGGGCGGACAGTGTCAGTCCTAATACCAATGCTGCCAGAATGGAACGCCTGCTGGAAGACGGCATCAACAACATCGGTCTCGGCCCGCAGGGCCTTGGGGGAAAGAAATCCGTCCTGGGTGTGAACATCGTCAACACCGCCCGGCATCCTTCCACGATCGGCGTTGCAGTCAATACCGGCTGCTGGTCACACCGGCGCGGCAGGATCTTATTTGACCGTCAGTTGAATTATCAATTACCGATGAACAGGGGAGTGATATTATGA
- the ttdB gene encoding L(+)-tartrate dehydratase subunit beta: MREFYLTTPISNEDIKNLRIGDIVYLNGIIVTCRDIAHRRVVEERRPLPVDVRDKAILHAGPIIKANADGTFQMISVGPTTSMRMEKFEEEFMKETGVKLIVGKGGMGIDTQNGCMKYHALHLVYPAGNAVLAAQKVEQILDVQWAELGMPEALWVCKVKGYGPLIVSIDTQGNNLFEQNRLVFNERKETEIARICREVGFIK, encoded by the coding sequence ATGAGAGAATTTTATTTGACGACCCCCATTTCTAACGAGGACATTAAGAATCTCCGAATTGGTGATATCGTTTATCTGAATGGAATTATCGTAACTTGCCGGGACATTGCACACCGGCGTGTGGTGGAAGAACGCCGGCCGCTTCCGGTGGATGTGCGTGACAAGGCAATTCTGCATGCCGGACCGATCATAAAAGCCAATGCAGATGGCACCTTTCAAATGATTTCAGTCGGCCCAACCACCAGTATGCGGATGGAGAAATTTGAAGAAGAATTTATGAAAGAAACGGGAGTGAAATTAATTGTTGGAAAAGGTGGAATGGGGATCGATACTCAGAACGGATGTATGAAATATCATGCTCTGCACCTGGTCTATCCGGCCGGAAATGCGGTTCTCGCAGCGCAGAAGGTGGAGCAAATCCTTGATGTCCAGTGGGCGGAATTAGGAATGCCGGAAGCATTATGGGTTTGCAAGGTAAAAGGCTATGGACCGCTAATTGTTTCAATTGACACCCAGGGCAATAATCTCTTTGAGCAGAACAGGCTTGTGTTTAATGAACGAAAAGAAACAGAAATAGCCCGCATCTGCCGGGAGGTTGGTTTTATTAAGTAA
- a CDS encoding sugar ABC transporter ATP-binding protein: MNNHSLLVCKNICKTFGPTKALSDVSLEIHRGEIRGLVGENGSGKSTLSSIIAGIQPMDSGDMYIKGEKFAPRHVLEASEKGIGMIVQEMGTIRDLSVAANIFFGYEKNFTKGGVFLSAKMNKTAQTLLDSLGMQDINARTKISQLGAESRKLVEIARIMYKKPEVLIIDETTTALSQVGRDILYEIIKKQKAENKAVIFITHDLDELMEVCTSITVLRDGIYIDTMEKEKTSIHEIREMMVGREFSGHYYRADMDGAHSKEAALSLEHVSDDALITDLSLTLHKGEILGIAGLSECGMHELGRLAYGINPTITGKVFNHLRSVEIRDCYTAKNSGIGYVSKNRDLEAVVLNASIKDNILMPSYRLIEKHHYISSKAEKNFAKKESDLLKIKCNSLDQYVSELSGGNKQKVVFAKWMGNGSDIFIMDCPTRGIDIGVKAGMYKLMYKLKKQGKAILLISEELTELIGMSDRIVVMKDGKITGEILRDEMPTEKQIVEYMI, translated from the coding sequence TTGAACAATCATTCATTGCTTGTATGTAAAAACATCTGTAAAACATTTGGTCCGACTAAGGCTCTAAGCGATGTATCTCTGGAGATACACAGAGGAGAAATCAGAGGACTGGTGGGGGAAAACGGTTCGGGAAAATCGACGTTATCTTCTATCATTGCCGGGATTCAGCCGATGGACAGTGGAGACATGTACATTAAGGGCGAAAAATTCGCACCCAGGCATGTACTGGAAGCCAGTGAAAAAGGGATCGGCATGATCGTGCAGGAGATGGGGACCATTCGGGATCTCTCCGTTGCAGCCAATATTTTTTTCGGATATGAGAAAAACTTTACGAAAGGGGGCGTTTTTCTCAGCGCCAAGATGAATAAAACGGCTCAGACGCTGCTTGACAGCCTGGGTATGCAGGATATCAATGCGAGAACGAAAATCTCACAGTTGGGTGCAGAGAGCCGAAAGCTGGTGGAGATCGCGAGGATCATGTATAAGAAGCCGGAAGTGCTGATCATAGATGAGACGACAACCGCATTGTCACAGGTGGGACGGGATATTCTGTATGAGATCATCAAAAAGCAGAAGGCGGAGAATAAAGCGGTTATTTTTATTACGCATGATCTGGATGAACTGATGGAAGTGTGCACCAGCATCACGGTTTTGCGGGATGGTATCTATATCGATACCATGGAGAAAGAAAAGACCAGTATCCATGAGATTCGGGAAATGATGGTTGGACGGGAATTCAGCGGACATTATTACCGTGCGGATATGGATGGGGCGCACAGCAAAGAGGCTGCCTTATCGCTGGAACACGTTTCGGATGATGCACTTATTACTGATCTGAGTCTTACGCTGCATAAAGGTGAGATTCTCGGCATCGCGGGTCTTTCTGAATGCGGCATGCATGAGCTTGGACGGCTTGCATACGGCATCAATCCGACGATCACCGGCAAGGTGTTCAATCACCTTCGGAGTGTGGAAATCAGGGACTGCTATACCGCAAAGAACAGCGGAATTGGGTATGTATCGAAAAACAGAGATCTGGAGGCTGTTGTCCTGAATGCAAGCATCAAAGACAACATCCTTATGCCCTCCTACAGGCTGATTGAAAAGCATCATTATATCTCATCAAAAGCAGAAAAAAATTTTGCAAAAAAAGAATCAGATTTGCTCAAGATCAAATGCAATTCGCTTGATCAGTATGTGAGCGAGTTATCAGGGGGAAATAAGCAGAAGGTCGTTTTTGCGAAGTGGATGGGCAACGGTTCCGACATTTTCATCATGGACTGTCCGACGCGGGGTATCGATATCGGCGTTAAAGCGGGTATGTACAAGCTGATGTACAAGCTGAAAAAGCAGGGGAAAGCAATCCTTTTGATTTCAGAGGAGCTGACGGAGCTGATCGGCATGAGCGATCGGATTGTTGTTATGAAGGATGGAAAAATAACAGGAGAAATTCTTCGGGATGAGATGCCGACAGAAAAGCAGATTGTGGAATATATGATCTGA
- a CDS encoding ABC transporter permease, whose translation MGKHSNFLEEIKQKKLTNYLPFLVLIVLSIGLEIATKGVLFSLANIGTMTNTIFPMIIVAMGAVFVYSHGGIDLSVGSLLGLCMMETLLIVGDSNVLTAGKMAVILLATIATGFLVGLLNGLMTAKLKLQPLIMTLCMNYILRGIVTAVTELNPAYAPAQFSRYDNIYVKFILILVIVAGVILVFEKTRYGKNLKAIGGNEQTAKQSGIKVDNAKIAAYIIVGVTVAIAGSINVIRASMVRANTGSGFEIDIFLALLLGGIPLSGGAKVRSWCAVIGCVILVILESGLLLCGLQHEHITILKGLLFIGMVAMTFERSRGEAIA comes from the coding sequence ATGGGGAAACACAGTAATTTTTTAGAAGAAATTAAACAAAAAAAGCTGACCAACTATCTGCCGTTTCTTGTATTGATCGTACTTTCGATCGGTCTGGAGATTGCGACAAAGGGTGTCCTGTTTTCACTGGCAAATATCGGAACCATGACAAATACGATCTTCCCGATGATCATTGTCGCTATGGGGGCGGTGTTCGTCTATTCACACGGCGGTATTGATCTGTCCGTAGGCTCTTTGCTGGGACTGTGCATGATGGAAACGCTGCTGATTGTGGGCGATTCCAATGTGCTTACAGCAGGAAAAATGGCGGTGATTCTGCTTGCGACCATTGCCACCGGATTTCTGGTGGGCCTGCTCAACGGGCTGATGACAGCCAAACTGAAGCTTCAGCCGCTGATTATGACGCTGTGCATGAACTATATTCTGAGAGGAATCGTAACCGCCGTAACAGAACTGAATCCGGCGTATGCACCTGCGCAGTTTTCCAGATATGATAATATCTACGTCAAATTCATTTTGATCCTTGTGATTGTGGCAGGGGTGATTCTGGTCTTTGAAAAAACACGCTATGGTAAAAATTTGAAAGCGATCGGCGGCAACGAGCAGACGGCGAAGCAGTCTGGAATTAAGGTGGATAATGCCAAGATTGCTGCTTACATTATCGTAGGCGTTACAGTGGCGATTGCAGGGTCCATCAATGTGATCCGGGCATCCATGGTAAGAGCAAATACCGGTTCCGGATTTGAAATCGATATCTTTCTGGCACTGCTGCTCGGGGGCATCCCGCTGAGCGGTGGAGCAAAGGTAAGGAGCTGGTGTGCAGTGATCGGGTGTGTGATTCTGGTCATCCTGGAAAGCGGCCTGCTATTATGTGGTCTGCAGCATGAACATATCACGATCTTAAAAGGACTCTTATTTATCGGGATGGTCGCTATGACCTTTGAGCGTTCCAGAGGAGAGGCGATTGCATAG
- a CDS encoding type 1 periplasmic-binding domain-containing protein, with product MRKTRLLAGMIAIGMFCASLTACGGSSANSGETTKNEEAKTQEEGTAEKASEDAGSKEPMEFNFAFVCWGYSDVLAQGYQSSLQAITDGLMTLEQPIKVNWEWVACTQDENLDVCESLCRKGVDAVITIRLNTAMVDVFNENETLFGCYTVFPDEVEEYAMQSPYWVGTIHEKKVDATIDGLQALLDQGCKEIALMGPAPGNEQHDKMWPIWYEMLEEYPDIIVHEYKGEDRNEAMKNFISLYPNLDGVCDTAGSAGYGEATVAAIRSEGKVGQIAYQTVSVFEDTEAALQDGILIFTADGTHASPTHIFVMLLNRLMGTPLSEKPEIVDWPYVYIESVEDYENYVKYAYDEKYPMIAFQEYEPYFKWLNPEATFEDFYELADTLTLDKIIERHADFIG from the coding sequence ATGAGAAAAACGAGGTTACTGGCAGGGATGATCGCGATCGGAATGTTCTGCGCATCACTCACAGCCTGCGGAGGTTCTTCTGCAAACAGCGGGGAGACTACGAAAAATGAGGAAGCGAAAACACAGGAAGAAGGAACTGCAGAAAAAGCGAGTGAGGATGCCGGATCAAAGGAACCGATGGAATTCAATTTCGCATTTGTGTGCTGGGGTTATTCCGATGTATTGGCACAGGGGTATCAAAGCTCTCTGCAGGCGATCACCGATGGACTGATGACACTGGAGCAGCCCATAAAGGTGAATTGGGAATGGGTAGCCTGTACACAGGATGAGAATCTTGATGTATGCGAGTCTTTGTGCAGAAAGGGCGTGGATGCTGTCATAACCATCCGCCTGAATACCGCAATGGTTGATGTATTTAATGAAAATGAGACTCTCTTTGGGTGCTACACGGTATTCCCCGATGAGGTAGAAGAATATGCGATGCAGTCTCCTTATTGGGTAGGAACAATCCATGAGAAAAAGGTGGACGCAACAATAGATGGCCTGCAGGCTCTGCTGGATCAGGGCTGTAAGGAAATTGCTCTTATGGGGCCTGCCCCCGGAAACGAACAGCATGATAAAATGTGGCCAATTTGGTACGAAATGCTGGAAGAGTACCCTGATATTATCGTACATGAATATAAAGGTGAGGACAGAAATGAGGCGATGAAAAATTTTATATCCCTCTATCCCAACCTTGATGGCGTATGTGATACCGCAGGCAGTGCCGGGTACGGAGAGGCGACAGTTGCTGCGATCCGTTCGGAAGGAAAGGTTGGCCAGATCGCGTATCAGACCGTATCTGTATTTGAGGACACGGAGGCAGCGCTGCAAGACGGTATCTTGATCTTCACGGCAGATGGCACCCATGCATCCCCCACCCATATTTTTGTGATGCTTCTTAACCGTCTTATGGGAACTCCACTCAGCGAAAAACCTGAGATCGTAGACTGGCCGTATGTGTATATAGAGAGTGTAGAGGATTACGAGAATTACGTCAAATATGCATACGACGAGAAGTATCCGATGATTGCATTTCAGGAGTATGAGCCATATTTCAAATGGCTGAATCCGGAGGCAACGTTTGAAGATTTCTATGAGTTAGCAGATACGTTGACTCTGGATAAGATTATTGAGCGTCATGCGGATTTCATTGGTTAA
- a CDS encoding ABC transporter permease yields the protein MKQMNKNNHFIFRALKTLVIPVAVYLLFTIISGGVFGNANVMITVLKNVCEGAILAWALMIIMITGMLDMSIGAAAILGAIIGGSIAKANGFGMAGWVICIILSCMVISMVTACAVIFTKLPSMVVTLGLVLVYEALTIMVNDSKGISTTYLGLATVPACYIVFLICACIVVFIMHFTKSGNQLRALGSDQANAATMGLNVRKIKFKAFLISGFLVGVASVMMLSYNSKLSSAENMSSVARVFTALMAVVIGQFLSRNCDQILATFIGAFVMKMMASGLLSLGISATWQNVCIGIFLLVFMSISTNQERVNQYFSNRRRARAIMESMENREGGVKV from the coding sequence ATGAAACAAATGAACAAAAATAATCATTTCATTTTTCGCGCATTAAAGACATTAGTCATACCGGTAGCTGTATACCTGTTATTCACCATTATCTCCGGCGGAGTATTTGGAAATGCCAATGTCATGATCACTGTACTCAAGAATGTCTGTGAAGGGGCCATCCTGGCATGGGCTCTGATGATCATTATGATCACGGGAATGCTGGATATGAGTATCGGAGCCGCTGCCATACTGGGAGCGATCATAGGGGGCAGCATAGCCAAGGCCAATGGTTTTGGAATGGCCGGATGGGTGATCTGCATTATCTTAAGCTGTATGGTGATATCCATGGTAACGGCTTGCGCTGTTATATTCACAAAGCTGCCGAGTATGGTGGTGACGTTAGGACTGGTATTGGTGTATGAGGCGCTGACAATTATGGTAAATGATTCCAAAGGAATTTCCACGACCTATCTGGGATTGGCAACGGTTCCGGCGTGTTATATCGTCTTTCTGATATGCGCATGCATAGTAGTTTTTATCATGCATTTTACGAAGAGTGGAAATCAGCTGCGTGCGTTGGGAAGTGACCAGGCGAATGCAGCTACTATGGGATTAAATGTCAGGAAAATAAAATTCAAAGCGTTTTTGATCAGCGGGTTTTTAGTGGGGGTTGCTTCTGTGATGATGCTCTCCTATAACTCCAAATTAAGTTCTGCTGAAAATATGTCATCCGTTGCAAGAGTATTCACGGCACTTATGGCAGTGGTCATCGGCCAGTTTCTTTCTCGAAACTGTGACCAGATTCTTGCAACGTTTATCGGAGCCTTCGTTATGAAAATGATGGCCTCCGGCTTGCTCTCATTAGGTATCAGTGCTACCTGGCAGAATGTATGCATCGGTATTTTCCTGTTGGTATTTATGAGTATTTCGACGAATCAGGAGCGCGTCAATCAATATTTCAGCAATCGGCGGAGGGCCAGAGCGATCATGGAGTCTATGGAAAACAGGGAAGGCGGTGTGAAGGTATGA
- a CDS encoding uroporphyrinogen decarboxylase family protein: MTEKMTSKERVLTALAHKETDRVPISRGFGPQPPLSRALAKYLNLEDKVDGGMSWCDSLADLAWVKADWKGPKERGSFLDADAARKVDFFGIVRQQKSYGKGENQGFYDEYTDYPLAKCETLEELEQYWWPSADWYDFSRMKEHIARVNAGGEKAILLTPVATVYEHAWQMTGMQKMFVDLLENPEFASEVMRRVADFYIAYFRRALEAADGQVDLVFCGDDLGTQISLQMSLEVYREVIKPHHKRLFDVIHEYGARVLYHCDGAIMPVIPELMDAGVDVLEALQFDARGMDPQVMKDNWGDRLCFHGGVSVQSTLPFKTVRDVEQEVRERIDVLGKDGGYIIAPSHAMQAGTPPENVIAFFETAGNYRRK; encoded by the coding sequence ATGACGGAAAAGATGACCTCGAAAGAGAGAGTCCTGACGGCTCTGGCACATAAGGAGACAGACCGTGTTCCAATCAGCCGCGGTTTCGGACCGCAGCCGCCGCTGTCGCGGGCCTTGGCAAAGTATTTGAACCTGGAGGATAAAGTGGACGGCGGTATGAGCTGGTGTGACAGCCTTGCGGATCTGGCCTGGGTAAAAGCAGACTGGAAGGGACCCAAAGAAAGAGGTTCGTTTTTGGATGCAGACGCAGCGCGAAAGGTGGACTTCTTTGGTATTGTACGGCAGCAGAAAAGCTATGGAAAAGGCGAGAACCAGGGGTTTTATGACGAATATACAGACTATCCGCTGGCAAAGTGTGAGACGCTTGAAGAGCTGGAACAGTATTGGTGGCCTTCGGCCGACTGGTATGATTTCAGCAGGATGAAGGAGCATATCGCGCGTGTGAATGCCGGAGGCGAAAAAGCGATTCTCTTGACACCGGTAGCAACCGTGTATGAGCATGCATGGCAGATGACCGGCATGCAGAAAATGTTTGTCGATCTGCTCGAAAATCCGGAGTTTGCCAGTGAAGTGATGCGCCGGGTTGCGGATTTCTATATTGCATATTTCCGCAGGGCGCTGGAGGCAGCAGACGGGCAGGTCGATCTGGTCTTCTGCGGAGATGATCTGGGTACACAGATCAGTCTGCAGATGTCTCTCGAGGTTTATCGGGAGGTGATCAAACCGCATCACAAACGGTTGTTTGACGTCATCCACGAATACGGCGCCAGAGTACTGTATCACTGTGACGGAGCTATCATGCCGGTGATTCCGGAGCTGATGGATGCCGGTGTGGATGTTCTGGAGGCGCTGCAGTTTGATGCTAGGGGGATGGATCCGCAGGTTATGAAAGACAACTGGGGTGATCGGCTTTGCTTTCATGGCGGTGTCAGTGTGCAGAGCACGCTGCCGTTTAAGACAGTCAGGGATGTGGAGCAGGAGGTCAGGGAACGCATCGATGTCCTGGGAAAAGACGGTGGCTATATCATTGCTCCTTCCCATGCCATGCAGGCCGGCACGCCGCCGGAAAATGTGATCGCATTTTTTGAGACGGCAGGAAATTACAGAAGAAAATAG
- a CDS encoding GH1 family beta-glucosidase gives MNRYDFPKDFLWGTASSSYQIEGAWNEDGKGESIWDRLVHIQGNVADNTTGDVAADFYHRYGEDIDTMGKLGYQSFLYTISWPRILPKGVGEVNRKGVEYYRSVFQKCREHGIRTMAVLYHWDLPQALQDRGGWANREIVTWFTDYANICYQEFGDLVDDWITFVEPLSVLFGFNGSGYAPAHNDYHEFLQAGHHVFLCHGEAVKAFRKTGLGSRIGIKISLHMMRPYDPECAADREKTELISMSYNDYIMDPILKGSYTEKLMEAYAAAGVKMPEVEAGDMETICQPVDFFGLNTYNPHYVEADKKAWPLGANVLLERKPNYEYPRTDHRWLMEETCFYDAIHYVYDNYPVDNIIVTESGCASNDWKDCDGKVHDPNRITYLKNDLLQIHRAIQEGVPITGYHIWSYHDNFEWIDGLGTRFGLVYIDYKTLERTPKDSAYWYAEVIKHNGFEVEHPGFFEKGGR, from the coding sequence ATGAACAGATATGATTTTCCCAAGGATTTTTTATGGGGTACGGCGTCGTCCTCCTATCAGATCGAGGGCGCATGGAATGAGGATGGAAAAGGTGAGAGCATCTGGGACCGCCTGGTACATATCCAGGGGAATGTAGCGGACAACACGACGGGGGATGTGGCTGCCGACTTTTACCACAGATATGGGGAAGACATTGATACGATGGGAAAACTGGGTTACCAGAGCTTTTTATATACCATAAGCTGGCCGCGGATCCTGCCGAAAGGAGTCGGCGAGGTCAACCGTAAGGGCGTGGAATATTATCGGTCAGTCTTTCAAAAATGCCGCGAACATGGCATCCGGACGATGGCGGTGCTGTATCACTGGGACCTGCCGCAGGCTCTTCAGGATCGGGGCGGATGGGCAAACCGGGAAATCGTGACATGGTTTACCGATTATGCCAACATCTGTTATCAGGAGTTTGGCGATCTGGTGGATGACTGGATTACCTTTGTGGAGCCTCTGTCGGTGCTGTTCGGGTTCAATGGCTCCGGATACGCGCCGGCGCACAATGACTATCATGAGTTTCTGCAGGCAGGCCATCACGTATTTCTTTGCCATGGGGAGGCTGTAAAAGCCTTCAGAAAGACAGGTCTTGGCAGCCGTATCGGCATCAAGATCAGTCTGCACATGATGCGGCCCTATGATCCGGAATGCGCTGCAGACCGGGAGAAGACCGAGCTGATCAGTATGTCCTACAACGACTATATCATGGATCCGATCTTAAAAGGCAGCTATACCGAAAAGCTGATGGAAGCCTATGCGGCTGCCGGAGTAAAAATGCCGGAAGTGGAAGCCGGCGATATGGAGACGATCTGTCAGCCCGTAGATTTCTTCGGCTTGAATACCTACAATCCTCATTACGTGGAAGCGGATAAAAAGGCATGGCCGCTGGGGGCCAATGTGCTTTTGGAAAGAAAACCGAATTACGAGTATCCGCGTACAGATCACAGGTGGCTGATGGAGGAAACTTGCTTTTATGATGCGATCCACTATGTTTACGATAATTACCCGGTGGACAATATCATTGTCACCGAGAGCGGCTGCGCATCCAATGACTGGAAGGATTGTGATGGAAAGGTGCATGATCCAAACCGCATCACCTATTTGAAAAATGATTTGCTCCAAATTCACAGAGCGATTCAGGAAGGTGTGCCAATCACCGGCTATCATATCTGGTCCTATCACGATAATTTTGAGTGGATCGATGGCCTGGGAACGCGGTTTGGATTGGTATATATCGATTATAAAACTCTGGAACGGACACCGAAGGACAGTGCTTATTGGTATGCAGAAGTTATTAAACACAATGGATTTGAAGTAGAACATCCCGGGTTTTTTGAAAAAGGGGGCAGATGA
- a CDS encoding uroporphyrinogen decarboxylase family protein — protein MSTEVMSGKERILAALRCEEVDRVPCVPLVVAYSAGAFADDMPHYIPDIMRAAGLDIWTQYAADYKRSVVPLPDSGITLIRRFVDGDLLLGYETPVGTITERYRSGAFNSLNPHVEYLLKTPEDLKVFYYVREHSVPRLIDLREHYRWEKRQIGDDGICVSVISQEMSPFKNFIELIAGVENTYYLMQDEPDLFDATMELMHEQNKELIRQAAARSEAEVFLQSENVSTTTESPTMYQDYLLDPLNDYADIIHDTGKLHVVHMCGKLKLLEKELLAGRYDAIGDISPSPTGDTELWEAAEMWPNKAVKGGLECHDFIAEDPETCYRKAMMILERTRGRNGVLLGSGDSVPYGTTIEHLNAIRRAADDFAGGV, from the coding sequence TTGAGCACGGAAGTAATGAGCGGAAAAGAACGTATCCTGGCAGCGCTTCGCTGTGAGGAGGTGGACCGGGTGCCGTGTGTGCCGTTGGTGGTAGCGTACAGCGCCGGGGCGTTTGCGGACGATATGCCGCATTATATTCCGGATATTATGCGGGCGGCCGGACTTGATATCTGGACACAGTATGCCGCGGATTACAAGCGCTCCGTTGTGCCCCTGCCGGACAGCGGCATCACCTTGATCCGCAGGTTCGTGGATGGGGATCTTCTGCTGGGGTATGAAACCCCGGTGGGAACCATCACAGAGCGATATCGCAGCGGCGCGTTCAATTCCCTGAATCCTCATGTGGAGTATTTGCTGAAAACACCCGAAGATCTAAAGGTGTTTTACTATGTAAGAGAGCACAGTGTTCCCAGACTGATCGATCTGCGTGAACATTACCGGTGGGAAAAGCGGCAGATCGGGGATGATGGAATCTGTGTAAGTGTGATCTCTCAGGAGATGTCTCCCTTCAAAAATTTCATTGAGCTTATTGCCGGCGTGGAGAATACCTATTATCTGATGCAGGACGAACCGGACCTCTTCGATGCGACTATGGAGCTGATGCATGAGCAGAATAAAGAGCTGATCAGGCAGGCAGCAGCACGCAGTGAGGCTGAGGTGTTTCTGCAGTCTGAAAATGTCAGTACGACCACGGAGTCTCCGACGATGTATCAGGACTATTTGCTTGATCCGCTCAATGATTATGCGGATATCATTCATGATACGGGAAAGCTGCACGTCGTTCATATGTGCGGCAAGCTGAAATTGCTGGAGAAGGAACTCCTGGCGGGAAGATACGATGCCATCGGTGATATTTCGCCGAGTCCGACCGGAGACACAGAGCTTTGGGAGGCGGCTGAGATGTGGCCCAATAAGGCAGTCAAAGGCGGACTGGAGTGCCATGATTTTATTGCGGAGGATCCGGAGACCTGTTACAGAAAGGCAATGATGATCCTGGAACGGACCCGGGGAAGAAACGGTGTTCTTTTGGGCTCAGGTGATTCTGTGCCCTATGGTACGACCATAGAACATTTGAACGCAATCCGCCGGGCAGCGGATGATTTTGCCGGCGGCGTATAA